One Sphingobacteruim zhuxiongii DNA window includes the following coding sequences:
- a CDS encoding cation:proton antiporter — protein MNKVFDHLSHAFEAPLTNPVLIFSLVLFIILLSPILLRPIKVPGIIGLIISGMIIGPHGLNWLEKNSAVDLFSTIGLLYIMFIAGLELDMNEFKKTKHKSLMFGFFTFIIPISIGFPVCYYILDYSLLTSILIASMFATHTLVSYPIVNRYGISKSEVVAITIGGTILTDTAVLIILAVIKGASQGDINNEFWVTLGVSFAIFLFIMFGVIPKIAKWFFEKIEGEKTAHYIFVLTVVFFAAFLAEMANLEPIIGAFVAGLALNKLIPHSSALMNRIEFIGNAIFIPFFLISVGMIVDIAVFTKAEGLTVFYVAGVLTLVGVVGKFLAATATQWTFKYNNTERNLIFGLSNAHAAATLAIIMVGYNNQIIDENVLNGTIILILVSCIIASIVTENASKKIVMAGHQDQKHMEHVEEHEEQILIPIANLSNMEAILDFATLIKSKKSPHPLNILSVVPNDEQAERNVQLARQNLDKMARYASGSETDVELITAIDFNIANGIGRASREAFADCLILGWPSATSFVEKIVGEKTESILNRTDASLFMCRLDKPFITNKSITIFVPPLAESEVGFAYWMEKMCKFAQELSLPVRYVCNFRTKQSIELMLDTLQSSIPVSYDLYEDWDNIYGLATFSNADSLLVFVSARSGEVSYRDSLDGLAKRVGKFYKNQNLILIFPSRVADLHIDEYEDVQTAPIFRKISREIGNMFGKEKN, from the coding sequence ATGAATAAAGTTTTTGACCACTTATCACATGCATTCGAAGCGCCATTAACCAATCCTGTACTTATATTTTCCCTTGTATTATTCATTATTTTACTCTCCCCAATTCTTCTAAGACCCATTAAAGTTCCCGGAATTATCGGTTTGATTATCTCTGGAATGATTATCGGACCGCATGGATTAAATTGGCTAGAGAAGAACTCCGCGGTCGATCTATTTTCTACCATCGGATTACTATATATCATGTTTATAGCCGGACTGGAATTAGACATGAATGAATTCAAAAAAACAAAGCATAAAAGCTTAATGTTTGGATTCTTTACCTTTATTATCCCCATCTCTATTGGTTTCCCCGTTTGTTATTATATCCTCGACTATAGCTTATTAACAAGCATCCTGATTGCAAGTATGTTCGCAACGCATACGCTCGTGTCGTATCCTATTGTCAATCGCTACGGTATATCCAAAAGCGAAGTCGTGGCCATCACCATTGGGGGAACAATCCTAACTGATACAGCGGTACTGATAATCTTGGCAGTCATTAAAGGCGCCTCACAGGGCGATATCAATAATGAATTCTGGGTAACCCTAGGTGTATCCTTTGCCATCTTCCTCTTTATTATGTTTGGCGTCATTCCAAAGATTGCCAAATGGTTTTTTGAAAAGATTGAAGGCGAAAAAACAGCACATTATATTTTTGTACTAACGGTAGTATTTTTCGCGGCATTCCTTGCCGAGATGGCCAACTTAGAACCCATTATCGGAGCCTTCGTTGCTGGACTTGCCCTCAATAAGTTAATTCCACACTCTTCGGCTTTAATGAACCGAATTGAGTTTATCGGGAATGCAATTTTTATTCCCTTCTTTCTGATCTCCGTAGGGATGATCGTCGACATCGCCGTATTCACTAAGGCGGAGGGACTGACGGTATTCTATGTAGCAGGTGTACTTACCTTGGTCGGTGTGGTCGGCAAATTCTTAGCCGCAACGGCGACTCAATGGACATTTAAATACAATAACACCGAGCGTAACCTGATATTTGGATTAAGTAACGCACATGCTGCTGCAACCCTTGCAATTATCATGGTCGGTTACAATAATCAAATCATTGATGAGAATGTCTTAAACGGAACGATTATCCTAATTCTTGTGAGCTGTATCATTGCATCTATCGTTACGGAGAACGCCTCGAAGAAGATTGTTATGGCTGGACATCAAGATCAGAAGCATATGGAGCATGTTGAAGAGCATGAGGAGCAAATCCTAATTCCAATTGCAAATTTGAGTAATATGGAAGCAATCTTAGACTTCGCTACTCTAATAAAATCGAAGAAATCACCACATCCATTAAATATCTTAAGTGTCGTTCCCAATGATGAGCAGGCCGAGCGCAATGTACAGCTTGCCCGACAGAACTTAGATAAGATGGCGCGTTATGCATCGGGATCAGAAACCGATGTTGAACTGATTACTGCCATTGATTTTAATATTGCAAACGGTATTGGTCGTGCGTCCCGAGAAGCATTCGCCGATTGTTTAATTCTTGGCTGGCCTTCTGCGACTTCCTTCGTCGAGAAAATTGTCGGTGAGAAAACGGAGAGTATCTTAAATCGAACAGACGCCAGTTTGTTTATGTGTCGACTAGATAAACCATTTATTACAAACAAATCCATCACTATTTTTGTTCCTCCATTGGCAGAATCAGAAGTAGGATTTGCTTATTGGATGGAGAAAATGTGCAAGTTCGCACAAGAGCTTTCATTGCCAGTACGTTATGTTTGTAATTTCAGAACGAAGCAGTCGATTGAATTAATGTTAGACACTTTACAATCCAGTATTCCAGTAAGCTACGATTTATACGAAGACTGGGATAATATATACGGCTTAGCGACCTTCAGCAATGCAGACTCCCTATTGGTATTTGTATCCGCACGTTCTGGTGAGGTATCCTACAGAGATTCTTTAGATGGTCTTGCAAAGCGTGTCGGCAAGTTTTACAAAAATCAAAACTTGATCTTAATATTCCCTTCACGTGTTGCCGATCTACATATCGACGAATACGAAGATGTGCAAACCGCACCAATTTTCCGTAAGATTAGTCGTGAAATTGGAAATATGTTTGGTAAAGAGAAAAACTAA
- the icd gene encoding NADP-dependent isocitrate dehydrogenase, whose translation MSDKITIDSTGKLKVPDVVSIPFIIGDGIGPDIWHASVRVFDSAIAKAYGDQRKVNWLEVLAGEKAFNETGNWLPEETLTTFKEYLVGIKGPLTTPIGGGIRSLNVALRKELDLYVCQRPTKWYEGVPSPVKHPEKVDMVVFRENTEDIYAGIEFAAGTAEAKRLQDFLRDDLSVDYNFSNSTGVGLKFVSEEGSKRLIRAAIEFAISEGRKSITIVHKGNIMKYTEGAFKNWGYQLAETEFGDKLYTWNQWEQTKATKGADEANAEQKAAEAAGKIIVKDIIADNFLQQILLAPQDFDVIATLNLNGDYISDALAAMVGGIGIAPGANINYKTGHAIFEATHGTAPRFANTDTMNPCSVILSGVMMFEYLGWTEVADAIVEAVAETIKEKTVTVDFYNLMEGATLLKTSEFANKVIEKL comes from the coding sequence ATGAGCGATAAAATAACAATAGACAGCACAGGGAAATTAAAGGTACCTGATGTTGTAAGTATACCCTTCATTATTGGGGATGGAATAGGACCAGATATCTGGCATGCTTCAGTTCGCGTATTTGATTCAGCGATTGCCAAAGCCTATGGCGATCAAAGAAAAGTGAATTGGTTAGAGGTATTAGCGGGAGAAAAGGCATTCAATGAAACTGGAAATTGGTTACCAGAAGAAACATTGACCACTTTTAAAGAATATTTAGTCGGTATTAAAGGCCCATTAACAACACCAATTGGCGGTGGAATTCGTTCCCTTAACGTGGCTCTTAGAAAAGAATTAGACCTATATGTTTGTCAGCGTCCAACTAAATGGTATGAAGGTGTACCGTCGCCTGTAAAACATCCTGAAAAGGTAGATATGGTGGTATTCCGGGAGAATACTGAAGATATCTATGCTGGTATTGAGTTTGCGGCAGGGACTGCGGAAGCAAAAAGATTGCAGGACTTCCTAAGAGATGACCTAAGCGTCGATTATAACTTCAGCAATAGTACAGGGGTGGGATTGAAGTTTGTGTCAGAGGAAGGCTCTAAACGTTTAATACGCGCTGCTATTGAATTCGCGATTAGCGAGGGTAGAAAATCCATCACTATTGTGCACAAGGGGAATATTATGAAATATACCGAAGGCGCATTCAAGAACTGGGGTTACCAATTAGCCGAAACAGAGTTTGGCGATAAATTATATACCTGGAATCAATGGGAGCAGACGAAAGCGACAAAAGGTGCTGATGAAGCCAATGCAGAGCAAAAGGCTGCTGAAGCGGCAGGAAAGATTATTGTCAAGGACATAATCGCTGATAATTTCTTACAGCAAATTCTATTAGCGCCACAAGACTTCGATGTGATTGCTACTTTAAACTTAAACGGGGATTATATCTCGGATGCTTTAGCGGCAATGGTTGGTGGAATAGGAATTGCGCCAGGGGCGAACATCAATTATAAAACAGGACATGCCATTTTCGAAGCAACACATGGTACAGCACCACGATTTGCAAATACCGACACCATGAACCCTTGCTCTGTCATTCTGAGTGGTGTGATGATGTTTGAGTATTTGGGATGGACAGAAGTGGCAGACGCCATTGTTGAAGCCGTAGCGGAAACAATCAAAGAAAAAACGGTGACCGTCGATTTCTATAATCTAATGGAAGGAGCGACCCTCTTGAAGACCAGCGAATTCGCAAATAAAGTCATCGAAAAATTATAA
- a CDS encoding RNA polymerase sigma factor — translation MYLLIDEESFREVFNTYYDRIYTGFYRKTGSYEIAQDLTQQTFIKFWRYRDSYTPELTLEIQLFRKGKLVFIDWLRKESKERQLIDSLKQQDRIPVDELSTDLKDSLTQAINGLSPVRKEVFQLAYIEGYSHKEIAEKLNVSVRTVETHIYKSVQQLRKILALIYILLHL, via the coding sequence ATGTATTTACTGATTGATGAAGAGAGCTTTAGAGAAGTTTTTAATACGTACTACGATCGCATATACACCGGATTTTATAGAAAAACCGGCTCCTATGAAATTGCACAAGATCTAACCCAACAAACATTTATTAAGTTTTGGAGGTACCGCGATAGCTATACCCCAGAATTAACCCTCGAAATACAGCTTTTCCGTAAGGGAAAATTGGTATTTATCGATTGGCTGCGCAAAGAATCTAAAGAAAGACAGCTAATTGACAGTTTAAAACAACAAGATAGAATCCCTGTCGATGAACTGAGTACGGATCTTAAGGATTCCCTAACGCAGGCCATTAATGGACTTTCACCGGTACGTAAAGAAGTATTCCAATTAGCTTATATCGAAGGATATAGCCATAAAGAAATCGCTGAAAAGCTCAACGTGTCCGTGCGAACGGTCGAAACTCATATCTATAAATCTGTCCAACAACTCCGAAAAATCCTCGCCTTGATTTACATCCTACTGCACCTCTAA